In the genome of Nocardioides seonyuensis, one region contains:
- the folK gene encoding 2-amino-4-hydroxy-6-hydroxymethyldihydropteridine diphosphokinase: protein MTETPNPNIVDADSITGEMHPIRRVVVALGANLGERFAALQGAVNALADTPDFFVTGVSPVYESDPVGSPVEDAPKFLNAIVLADTTLPAARLMERALAIEDAFDRERSEVRNAPRTLDVDLIVVGDRRSNEDFLRLPHPRAHERSFVLQPWHDLEPDATLPDHGPIADLLQGSDSSGLTRREDLALEVE from the coding sequence ATGACTGAGACCCCCAACCCCAACATCGTCGACGCCGACTCGATCACCGGAGAGATGCACCCGATCCGTCGCGTCGTGGTGGCGTTGGGCGCCAACCTGGGTGAGCGGTTCGCCGCGCTGCAGGGGGCTGTCAACGCGCTCGCCGACACACCCGACTTCTTCGTCACCGGGGTCTCGCCCGTCTACGAGTCCGACCCCGTCGGCTCTCCCGTCGAGGACGCGCCCAAGTTCCTCAACGCGATCGTGCTCGCAGACACCACGCTGCCGGCCGCGCGACTGATGGAGCGTGCCCTGGCCATCGAGGACGCCTTCGACCGTGAGCGCAGCGAGGTCCGCAACGCCCCCCGCACGCTCGACGTCGACCTGATCGTGGTGGGTGACCGCCGCTCGAACGAGGACTTCCTGCGCCTGCCGCACCCGCGCGCCCACGAGCGCTCCTTCGTCCTGCAGCCGTGGCACGACCTGGAGCCCGACGCGACGCTTCCCGACCACGGACCCATCGCCGACCTGCTCCAGGGCTCCGACTCCTCTGGCCTCACCCGGCGCGAGGACCTCGCGCTCGAGGTCGAGTGA
- a CDS encoding DUF3180 domain-containing protein produces the protein MSDPEDEPRGSLRPTSGRALAISAVVGLALGWGLHPLGRAATGEAPRVSWLQPLALTLVAVILAFLAWHTWRTVQVQGHRLDPQHAVNRLVLARACALVGALVAAAYVGFAVGWIGDASVLADRWTTRSLVAAAASAGVMGASLALESACRTPPGDGHP, from the coding sequence GTGAGCGATCCCGAGGACGAGCCGCGCGGCTCGCTGCGCCCCACCTCGGGTCGTGCCCTGGCGATCAGCGCCGTCGTGGGCCTTGCCCTCGGGTGGGGGCTGCATCCGCTCGGCCGAGCAGCGACAGGGGAGGCGCCGCGAGTCTCCTGGCTGCAACCCCTGGCGCTGACCCTCGTGGCGGTGATCCTGGCGTTCCTCGCCTGGCACACGTGGCGCACGGTGCAGGTGCAGGGTCATCGACTGGACCCGCAGCACGCCGTCAACCGGCTCGTCCTGGCCCGTGCGTGCGCACTCGTGGGCGCGCTGGTCGCCGCGGCATACGTCGGGTTCGCGGTCGGCTGGATTGGTGACGCGTCCGTGCTGGCGGATCGCTGGACCACGCGCTCGCTGGTCGCTGCCGCCGCGTCGGCGGGTGTGATGGGCGCATCCCTCGCGCTGGAGAGCGCGTGTCGCACCCCACCGGGAGACGGTCACCCCTAG
- the folB gene encoding dihydroneopterin aldolase — MTDELAIHGIECFAHHGVFDFERREGQVFVVDLVLGLDTAPAARSGELKDTVHYGTLVEAVKSAVERDPVDLVETVAQRIADVCLEDRRVEWARITLHKPDAPIEATFRDVALTITRTRGPADD; from the coding sequence GTGACCGACGAGCTGGCGATCCACGGCATCGAGTGCTTCGCCCACCACGGGGTCTTCGACTTCGAGCGGCGCGAGGGGCAGGTCTTCGTGGTCGACCTGGTGCTGGGGCTGGACACAGCGCCCGCGGCGCGGTCCGGGGAGTTGAAGGACACCGTCCACTACGGCACCCTCGTGGAGGCAGTGAAGTCTGCGGTCGAGCGGGACCCTGTCGACCTGGTCGAGACGGTGGCGCAGCGCATCGCCGATGTGTGCCTGGAGGACCGTCGTGTTGAATGGGCACGCATCACGCTCCACAAACCTGACGCACCAATCGAGGCGACGTTTCGCGACGTCGCCCTGACGATCACCAGAACGCGAGGTCCCGCAGATGACTGA
- the folP gene encoding dihydropteroate synthase translates to MPVRPRVMGIVNVTPDSFSDGGRYDDTERAVAHGRALLAEGADILDIGGESTRPGATRPLVAEELDRVVPVIRELAAAGAVVSVDTMRSEVAEAALAAGATIVNDVSGGLADPRILEVVAATEASYVAMHWRAHSDRMRDFAVYPDGVVETVCRELAERLEATEAAGIAPHRVALDPGLGFAKKPRHNWELLAALEALRVLGRPLLVGASRKSFLGSLLGVAGRPRPVDEREHAHVALVALLAERGVDCLRVHDVRATADALAVVAAMGATTDAGAMWPPGREDP, encoded by the coding sequence ATGCCGGTGCGTCCGCGCGTGATGGGGATCGTCAACGTCACCCCTGACTCGTTCTCGGACGGCGGGCGGTACGACGACACCGAGCGCGCCGTGGCCCATGGCCGGGCCCTGCTGGCCGAGGGAGCCGACATCCTCGACATCGGCGGCGAGTCCACCCGCCCGGGCGCGACCCGTCCCCTCGTCGCCGAGGAGCTCGACCGCGTGGTCCCGGTCATCCGCGAGCTGGCCGCGGCGGGGGCCGTCGTCTCGGTCGACACCATGCGTTCGGAGGTCGCCGAGGCGGCTCTCGCGGCGGGCGCCACGATCGTCAACGACGTCTCCGGGGGGCTGGCCGACCCGCGCATCCTCGAGGTCGTGGCGGCGACCGAGGCGTCGTACGTCGCCATGCACTGGCGTGCCCACAGCGACCGCATGCGCGACTTCGCGGTCTACCCGGACGGCGTCGTCGAGACGGTGTGCCGCGAGCTCGCCGAGCGCCTCGAGGCGACGGAGGCGGCGGGCATCGCGCCCCACCGCGTCGCGCTCGACCCGGGCCTCGGCTTCGCCAAGAAGCCGCGCCACAACTGGGAGCTGCTCGCCGCCCTCGAGGCGCTGCGTGTGCTGGGTCGTCCGCTGCTAGTCGGCGCGAGCCGGAAGTCATTCCTGGGGTCGCTGCTCGGCGTGGCGGGCCGGCCCCGGCCGGTCGACGAGCGCGAGCACGCCCACGTGGCCCTGGTCGCACTCCTCGCCGAGAGGGGGGTGGACTGCCTGCGCGTGCACGACGTCCGCGCCACGGCCGACGCGCTGGCGGTGGTGGCGGCCATGGGCGCCACGACGGACGCGGGTGCGATGTGGCCACCCGGTCGGGAGGACCCGTGA